From the Musa acuminata AAA Group cultivar baxijiao chromosome BXJ1-2, Cavendish_Baxijiao_AAA, whole genome shotgun sequence genome, one window contains:
- the LOC135608229 gene encoding uncharacterized protein LOC135608229 produces MADIKGGLDSAEPCIESIINKDSGAGANAASMAEIVLITNSPLSELIWTPQEGLSLKYTDSSKAEKKASFLWKAESFNMRISTSLCTNRGESSSSRDQIAGELSTVQSNHNADGIAFLGSHKGSVDPQPISLSSLHEQDSRSCGDKKPEKGMNDADINISQSVKNGEDPCSPRSNECLHVICPATDADNLQNENFSPGPRPDLAETEAGFGITAGTSNVLLDIPKFQKSGLVGVSDSHDSVSTRSGKSISSNRSSESSECKHPDLVFRDTQEDDIRKTDNLVCFQLHGSQHSYGRQSKSVGCQSKDGLVVASLFQEASKDEKQNIKMKNETNKFRSKSDVNPGKLEKGKEKILFDDEDYDSSMKEKEDSNESVESSNGQRLISKGKRAFSFDSKTTEGCKRIKRDGNEHSCPGSLIRNDSSFINWISTITSSFSRYDQTRTSLALLPQSYHSMKESFGSLRISHEKIGGVMCKTPGFNTFFQALYCPNMIAPDTTSDDHQREGGTSKDVKAMGEHYKHYANHAFGNFLQFNLMDPARGKQTYNDLKEHLTNKPLSASGLCVVCGGGSGKSHSQVSSLNERHNQASYHVENAPPIMINVSSSNSQIHEEFEKNRGQTCAFNSMNTSSSSARKGLICAQEKGNGKLSSHPKSPVSMMCREKSNYLENLWITRFLRKESSPLLRSEKCNLSINDHGAFDKEEKFPDKCVSSYLKNQRESAREVSKHAVNPTFSCGLKRLDNQMLNPRVSSIIPSKNFKNTDMAASCSAKRFDMNPSKVSHNRNLSCTPITCLFCGKNGHSLRECSELADFDLQDVKDILDSYDGKHMSSRLCIRCFQVNHWAISCPHASLETKNTSNSSFSVAHESCIVREGKHDSRVNLWSGDKNKQHANKSKLPEREDSRMDAQTVNYRSICADRVLFPTAKVFKGYRAEDMVNMDQQASCSSENKSRKNQITPFYKSIATDVSNEQNGIFKAIRRLRLSRTDVIRWMKSANLSYSLEGFFIRLRLGKWEKGLGGTGYQVARIISAGRKNCLSVSIGHLECSVECCFVSNHDYVEEELKAWLSATLEADGKMPSIEQLSEKLKEREELGF; encoded by the exons ATGGCGGACATAAAAGGCGGTTTGGATTCGGCTGAACCATGTATCGAAAGCATTATAAACAAAGACTCAGGTGCAGGTGCAAATGCAGCTTCAATGGCAGAGATAGTACTTATCACCAATTCTCCACTCTCTGAGTTAATTTGGACTCCGCAAGAAGGTTTAAGTCTTAAGTACACTGACTCCAGTAAAGCTGAAAAGAAAGCCTCCTTTTTGTGGAAAGCAGAATCATTCAACATGAGAATTTCTACTTCACTGTGTACAAATCGTGGGGAGAGTAGCTCTAGCAGAGATCAGATTGCAGGAGAATTGAGCACAGTACAGTCAAATCATAATGCTGATGGAATTGCTTTCTTGGGCTCGCATAAGGGATCAGTTGATCCGCAACCTATCTCTCTGTCAAGTTTACATGAGCAAGATTCTC GATCTTGTGGAGACAAGAAGCCAGAGAAAGGTATGAATGATGCAGATATAAATATTAGTCAGTCGGTTAAAAATGGTGAGGATCCATGCTCCCCTCGGAGCAATGAGTGTTTGCATGTCATTTGTCCTGCCACAGATGCAGATAATCTGCAGAATGAAAATTTCTCTCCAG GTCCCAGGCCTGATCTAGCAGAAACTGAAGCTGGCTTTGGAATTACTGCTGGAACCTCGAATGTGCTTCTTGATATACCAAAATTTCAAAAATCTGGCTTGGTAGGAGTATCAGATTCTCATGACTCAGTGTCAACAAGAAGTGGAAAGTCAATATCAAGTAACAGATCATCAGAATCGTCAGAATGCAAACATCCTGATTTAGTTTTCCGTGACACCCAAGAAGATGATATCAGGAAAACTGACAATCTAGTTTGCTTCCAGCTTCATGGTAGTCAACATTCCTATGGTAGACAATCTAAAAGTGTAGGGTGTCAGAGCAAGGATGGTTTGGTTGTAGCATCACTTTTTCAAGAGGCAAGTAAAGATGAAAAACAAAATATTAAAATGAAAAATGAGACTAATAAATTTAGGTCTAAGTCAGATGTTAATCCTGGAAAATTGGAGAAAGGTAAGGAAAAAATCCTCTTTGATGATGAAGATTATGATAGCAGTATGAAAGAGAAAGAGGATAGCAATGAGAGTGTTGAAAGCAGTAACGGTCAGAGATTAATTTCAAAAGGGAAACGAGCATTCAGTTTTGATTCTAAGACCACCGAAGGATGTAAAAGAATTAAGAGAGACGGCAATGAACACTCTTGCCCAGGATCTCTCATCAGAAATGATAGCTCCTTTATTAATTGGATATCAACCATAACGAGCAGTTTCTCAAGATACGATCAGACCAGGACTTCCTTGGCACTTCTTCCACAATCCTATCATAGCATGAAAGAAAGCTTTGGTTCGCTTAGAATATCACATGAGAAGATTGGGGGAGTTATGTGCAAAACTCCGGGTTTTAATACTTTCTTCCAGGCGCTGTACTGTCCAAATATGATAGCCCCAGATACCACAAGTGATGATCATCAAAGAGAAGGCGGTACTTCCAAAGATGTAAAAGCCATGGGGGAACATTATAAACATTATGCCAATCATGCTTTTGGTAACTTTTTGCAGTTCAACTTAATGGATCCTGCAAGAGGCAAGCAAACATATAATGACTTAAAAGAACATTTAACTAACAAACCATTGTCTGCCAGTGGTCTTTGTGTTGTCTGTGGTGGAGGTAGTGGCAAATCACACAGTCAAGTTTCTTCTTTGAATGAGAGGCACAATCAGGCCAGTTATCATGTTGAAAATGCACCCCCAATAATGATCAATGTATCTTCCTCCAACTCTCAAATCCATGAAGAGTTTGAGAAAAACAGGGGGCAGACATGTGCTTTCAATAGCATGAACACTTCAAGTTCCTCAGCTAGGAAAGGTTTAATATGTGCTCAGGAGAAAGGAAATGGAAAGCTTAGTTCTCATCCAAAGAGCCCAGTAAGTATGATGTGCAGGGAGAAAAGCAATTACCTTGAGAACTTATGGATTACTCGGTTTCTGCGGAAAGAGTCTTCACCACTTTTAAGATCAGAAAAATGCAATTTGAGCATAAATGATCATGGTGCTTTCGACAAGGAGGAAAAGTTTCCTGATAAGTGCGTCTCCTCTTACTTAAAAAATCAAAGGGAGTCTGCTAGAGAAGTAAGCAAGCATGCTGTCAATCCTACTTTTTCCTGTGGTTTAAAGAGGCTAGACAATCAAATGCTAAACCCTAGAGTAAGCTCGATTATACCATCTAAAAATTTTAAGAACACAGATATGGCGGCTTCTTGCTCTGCAAAAAGATTTGACATGAATCCATCAAAAGTTTCACATAACCGTAACTTGTCTTGTACTCCCATAACCTGTTTATTTTGTGGAAAAAATGGTCACAGCTTAAGAGAATGTTCAGAGCTAGCAGATTTTGACCTCCAGGATGTAAAGGACATTTTGGATTCGTATGATGGCAAACATATGTCTTCCCGGTTGTGCATTCGGTGCTTTCAGGTTAATCACTGGGCAATTTCATGCCCCCATGCTTCCTTGGAAACAAAAAATACCAGCAATAGTTCTTTCAGTGTTGCACATGAAAGTTGTATTGTGAGAGAAGGAAAGCATGATAGCCGAGTAAATTTGTGGTCTGGAGACAAAAATAAGCAACATGCTAACAAAAGTAAATTACCAGAAAGAGAAGATTCAAGAATGGATGCTCAAACTGTTAATTATAGAAGCATTTGTGCAGACAGAGTTTTGTTCCCTACTGCAAAAGTTTTTAAGGGCTATCGGGCAGAGGATATGGTGAACATGGATCAACAGGCTTCATGTTCCTCAGAGAACAAGTCAAGGAAAAATCAAATTACACCATTCTATAAGAGCATTGCTACAGATGTCTCTAATGAACAAAATGGAATTTTCAAAGCAATAAGGAGGCTTCGATTATCTCGCACTGATGTAATAAG ATGGATGAAATCAGCAAATCTCAGTTATAGCCTGGAGGGTTTCTTCATACGCCTAAGACTTGGGAAGTGGGAGAAAGGACTAGGGGGAACTGGGTACCAGGTGGCTCGCATAATTA GTGCTGGTCGTAAAAACTGCCTTTCTGTGAGCATAGGACATCTAGAATGTTCGGTGGAATGTTGTTTTGTGTCGAACCATGATTATGTTGAG GAAGAATTGAAGGCCTGGTTATCTGCTACTTTAGAAGCTGATGGCAAAATGCCATCAATAGAGCAACTCAGTGAGAAACTTAAAGAAAGAGAGGAGCTTGGATTCTAA
- the LOC135608257 gene encoding thioredoxin H1-like: protein MAEKGSVIGCHTIAQWNRHLQLASESGKLVVVDFTSSWCGPCRMIAPFFAELANKFTDAIFLRVDVNELKRVALDCAIETLPTFIFLRQGNIVDRVVGARKDLLPKKIELHMRN, encoded by the exons ATGGCAGAGAAAGGATCGGTGATCGGGTGCCACACCATCGCCCAGTGGAACCGGCACCTCCAACTCGCCAGCGAGTCCGGGAAGCTG GTGGTCGTAGATTTCACTTCTTCATGGTGTGGTCCTTGCCGTATGATTGCCCCGTTCTTCGCTGAGCTAGCTAATAAGTTCACCGATGCCATCTTCCTAAGGGTGGACGTCAATGAGCTGAAG AGGGTTGCCCTGGACTGTGCGATCGAGACACTGCCAACCTTCATCTTCCTGAGGCAGGGAAACATTGTGGATCGCGTTGTTGGTGCTCGTAAAGATCTGTTGCCGAAGAAGATTGAGCTCCACATGAGGAACTGA
- the LOC135608263 gene encoding protein RTE1-HOMOLOG-like has translation MMESDLASEDKQMLNRNSDLGPIDPERARFPCCIVWTPLPVISWLIPFIGHIGICREDGVILDFAGPNFVCVDHFAFGAVARYVKLNREECRKLTEGMTWDDALRKGTQEFQHRSYSLFTCNCHSFVANNLNRLFYHAHERWNVVNIAAMIFLKGTWVNRRSVVKTYLPFLIVYCIGLFLGGSKFLLGVVAFAVALIGWFLIGTYCFKKLIQL, from the exons ATGATGGAATCAGACTTAGCCTCCGAAGACAAACAGATGCTGAACAGGAACTCTGACCTTGGGCCAATAGATCCAGAAAGAGCTCGATTTCCATGTTGCATAGTTTGGACACCTCTTCCTGTCATCTCTTGGCTGATACCTTTCATTGGCCACATAGGCATCTGCAGAGAGGATGGAGTGATCCTGGACTTTGCTGGGCCAAACTTTGTCTGTGTTGACCACTTTGCTTTTGGGGCGGTGGCACGTTATGTAAAACTAAACAGAGAAGAg TGTCGTAAGCTGACCGAGGGGATGACTTGGGATGATGCACTCCGGAAAGGCACGCAAGAGTTTCAGCACAGATCTTACAGTCTATTTACCTGCAACTGTCACTCTTTCGTCGCAAATAATCTGAACAGATTGTTTTACCATGCTCATGAAAGATGGAATGTGGTGAACATAGCAGCTATGATTTTCCTGAAGGGTACTTGGGTGAACAGAAGATCGGTTGTGAAAACTTATTTACCGTTCTTAATTGTTTACTGCATTGGGCTTTTCCTGGGTGGCTCAAAATTTCTTTTGGGTGTTGTAGCTTTCGCAGTTGCTCTAATTGGTTGGTTCCTCATTGGTACATATTGCTTCAAGAAGCTTATCCAGTTGTAA
- the LOC103975275 gene encoding uncharacterized protein LOC103975275 yields the protein MRSEEESPHPISEISIEGRGIQGDKVDKSETEKVEALASAFDPEFLSCLLQPLVHHHDPNYVGIRRLLLHRKAVSSPVLDRRQEWRCNGRGYVAYRNFIRRPRNWESMAVASQSSSPGNSGRWAPSPGPQSILYEADSWSSSRDLRCSNQSFGHRASFSSNTSDLDRQIRYVEPAYSFVGMHCIFDNCKASVTIVKFGHMSSDLLAYGASDGSLTICHVSEPPSVFQQLRGHSKAITDFDFSSNNQYIASSSMDKTVRVWEISKGHCIRVIYGVSSQLCIRFHPVNNNLLSVGNANKEISEINFSTGRVINKLLFENEITAMDNDHTGQHIFAGDAQGCIYTVKVNSHTGSISRSHRNRSIRTKSPITTIQYRTFSLVARGPVLLACALDGNICFFSVALEVQGYLTLVCSLKLAPRVHNIQASFCPLLSLEKGEFVVSGSEDSNVYFYDLTRPKHTCVNKLQGHGCAVIGVTWNHGENLLASSDSDGTVIVWKRAQTS from the exons ATGAGATCCGAAGAGGAATCCCCGCACCCCATCAGCGAGATCTCGATCGAAGGGAGAGGGATTCAGGGGGATAAGGTAGATAAATCGGAGACCGAGAAGGTTGAGGCCCTGGCATCTGCCTTCGATCCCGAGTTCTTGAGCTGCCTTCTCCAGCCTTTGGTCCACCATCACGACCCTAACTACGTTGGGATCCgtcgcctcctcctccaccgcaaAGCCGTTTCCTCGCCCGTCCTCGATCGCCGCCAG GAGTGGAGATGCAATGGGAGAGGGTATGTGGCGTATCGCAACTTCATTCGGAGACCGAGGAATTGGGAGAGCATGGCCGTTGCCAGCCAATCGAGTAGCCCTGGCAACAG TGGGCGCTGGGCTCCATCTCCAGGTCCGCAGTCTATACTGTATGAGGCTGACAGCTGGAGTTCTAGCAGG GACCTTAGATGTTCCAACCAATCTTTTGGTCACCGTGCTAGTTTTAGCTCAAATACAAGTGATCTTGATCGACAAATCCGATATGTTGAGCCTGCTTATTCATTTGTTGGAATGCATTGCATCTTTGACAACTGTAAAGCTTCAG TTACAATTGTAAAATTTGGGCACATGAGTTCCGATCTACTTGCATATGGTGCATCAGATGGAAGCTTAACAATTTGTCATGTTTCTGAGCCACCTTCTGTGTTTCAGCAGTTAAGGGGTCATTCAAAAGCAATTACAG ATTTTGATTTTTCATCTAACAATCAGTACATTGCTTCGTCCTCAATGGATAAAACTGTCCGAGTCTGGGAAATATCTAAAGGGCATTGCATTCGAGTAATATATGGAGTTTCTTCTCAATTATGCATTCGATTCCATCCG GTAAATAACAACTTGCTTTCAgttggaaatgcaaacaaagaaaTCAGT GAAATCAATTTTAGCACTGGGcgtgttattaataaacttctattCGAAAATGAGATAACAGCTATGGACAATGATCATACTGGTCAGCATATTTTTGCTGGCGATGCACAG GGATGCATATACACTGTTAAGGTGAATTCTCATACAGGGTCAATATCCAGATCACATAGGAATCGAAGTATCAGGACTAAATCCCCAATCACAACAATACAGTATCGTACATTCTCTTTGGTCGCACGGGGTCCTGTTCTTCTTGCATGTGCTCTAGATGGAAATATTTGTTTCTTCAG TGTTGCTCTGGAGGTCCAGGGTTACTTGACTCTCGTCTGCTCCCTCAAGTTAGCTCCAAGGGTGCATAATATTCAAGCTTCTTTCTGCCCTCTTCTTTCCCTTGAAAAAGGGGAGTTTGTAG TTTCTGGAAGTGAGGACTCGAATGTTTACTTCTATGATCTGACTCGGCCGAAACACACATGCGTAAACAAGCTTCAG GGCCATGGCTGTGCTGTTATAGGAGTCACTTGGAATCATGGAGAAAACTTGTTGGCCTCATCTGATTCAGATGGAACAGTGATTGTTTGGAAGCGGGCACAAACCAGTTAG
- the LOC135608280 gene encoding uncharacterized protein LOC135608280, translating to MLRSVLRSSSAAAAAGGRGSSLFSDLLFPPASSRAYAKAKTKAKTKTKTKTKTKTTTKGKNSRSVAADESAASVDDASHAFDGIDIEFERPTDPLPPTYDPALDVGPGGRPLFAFTKSLAPLSRKEACSYVDFRLEEWNAMLPEGLPAGMKKEFEETRRCAVMVRQSFLDLRDNFRRIVDPPIHTGTKNSKKQIVLDGPVSCGKSIILAMLVHWARSEGWLVFYVPKGKEWTHGGFFYKNLHNEFWDTPVQAETILQNFLKFNEDRLQQLPCQIFDPILLGEGAGVGLMKNVDSMAMPEGSTLYDLIQTGITYTHAAVSVVVRLRKELSLVKDVPVLFAIDQYNNWFTFSEYHELLTWQSTRQIHAREVTTVNAYRSMMHDDMMVGAFSHSTAVGKLREELPDVPRGARLMLPRYTLNEAATVCHYYLRQSLIRRDSFSDEKWKKIYYLSNGNGSEMRWLAPFI from the exons ATGTTGCGATCCGTCCTCCGCTCTTCCtccgcagccgccgccgccgggGGAAGAGGCTCCTCCCTCTTCTCTGATCTACTCTTTCCCCCCGCATCCTCCCGCGCCTACGCTAAGGCCAAGACCAAGGCCAAGACCAAGACAAAGACCAAGACCAAGACCAAGACCACCACGAAGGGCAAGAACTCCCGCTCTGTGGCTGCCGATGAGTCCGCTGCCAGTGTCGACGACGCCTCCCACGCCTTCGATGGCATCGACATCGAGTTCGAGCGCCCAACGGACCCTCTCCCTCCCACCTATGATCCGGCCCTCGACGTCGGCCCCGGCGGCCGCCCGCTCTtcgcttttaccaagtccttagcCCCGCTCTCCCGAAAGGAAGCATGTTCCTATGTTGATTTCAG ATTGGAGGAATGGAATGCAATGTTGCCTGAGGGCTTGCCAGCAGGgatgaaaaaggagtttgagGAGACAAGGCGGTGCGCTGTGATGGTGAGGCAGAGTTTCCTGGATCTGCGTGATAACTTTAGGCGCATTGTTGACCCTCCTATCCACACGGGCACTAAAA ATTCCAAGAAACAAATTGTCCTGGATGGTCCTGTTAGCTGTGGAAAAAGCATAATACTTGCCATGCTTGTTCACTGGGCTCGTAGTGAAGGATGGCTGGTATTTTATGTTCCAAAAGGTAAAGAATGGACTCATGGAGGCTTCTTTTACAAAAACCTTCACAATGAATTCTGGGATACGCCTGTCCAGGCTGAAACGATCCTTCAG AATTTTTTGAAGTTCAATGAGGATCGCTTACAGCAATTACCTTGTCAAATTTTTGATCCCATTCTTTTGGGGGAAGGTGCTGGTGTTGGATTGATGAAAAATGTTGATTCCATGGCAATGCCTGAAGGTTctacattatatgatcttattcaaACTGGGATTACTTACACACATGCTGCAGTGAGTGTCGTTGTTCGTTTAAGAAAAGAGTTATCGCTGGTGAAAGATGtgcctgtcctctttgctattgaCCAG TATAATAACTGGTTTACGTTCAGCGAGTATCATGAACTTCTGACATGGCAATCTACTCGGCAGATTCATGCAAGGGAAGTTACAACA GTGAATGCTTACAGATCAATGATGCATGACGACATGATGGTAGGAGCCTTCTCTCATTCAACTGCTGTGGGCAAGTTACGTGAAGAACTTCCAGATGTACCTCGAGGTGCTCGTCTCATGCTGCCACGTTACACATTGAATGAGGCTGCTACCGTATGCCACTATTATCTAAG GCAAAGCCTCATACGACGTGATAGTTTTTCAGACGAGAAATGGAAAAAGATTTACTACTTGTCGAATGGAAATGGATCAGAGATGAGATGGTTGGCTCCTTTTATCTAA